The genomic stretch CGGCACGAAGGGCATGGGCATCTGCGTGGGCTTGTACAGCCGGTTCCACGGCACCGGGACCTCGAACGGCGGGTGGGGCTTGATGAAGCTGGTCCACAGGAAGAAGGGGCGGCTCGTGTCGCGGCGCAGCAGGAAGTCCAGCGAGCGGTCTGCGACCCAGGTGGTGTTGTGCAGCCGCGCCGGGAGCTGCGAGGGCTGCGGCAGGTAGTAGTACTCGCTCCGCACGCCCTGCGGGTCCACGATGTGGTCGTAGCCACGATCGCGCAGGAAGGCGCCGAAGTCGTCCTGGAGCATGCACTCTTCGGAGTAGTCGCGGCTCTCAAAGCCCCACAGCTTGCGGCTGTCGGGCGAGAAGTGCATCTTTCCGGTGCCGTGGGTCTGGTAGCCTGCGTCGGCCAGCAGCTCCATCAGCGAGGTGCGCTCCTGGGGCATGGGGTTGTTAGCGGTGCACCCGGTCTGGTGGGGCCATTGGCTGAGAATCAGGCTGCAGCGCGCGGCCACGCAGACCGGGGAGGGGGTGTAGGCCGAGGTGAAGCTGGTGCCCTCGCGCACGAGGGAGTCGAGTGCCGGGGTCTGGATGACGGGGTTGCCCAGGGCGCCGATGGTGTCGGCGCGCTGCTGGTCGGTGAACAGCAGCAGGATGTTGGGCCGTCGGCTCATTGCCCCGCCTCCCAGATGGCCTCGATGAGTGCTGTGGCGGTCACACCTGCCTCCGCCGGAATGGGGGGCGGCGCGCCGGCCGCGATGGCATCGGCGAAGCCCTGCAGTTCCTGCACGAAGGTGTTGCCCGGCGCCTCGGGCTCGAAGACGTGAAGCTGGTCGGTGTGCAGCAGGATCCGGTCGCCGCGCAGGACGCGGAGGTGGCCGCGGTCGCCGGTGATCGTGAGGGCGAAGTCGGCTCCGAGCCAGCGGCCTTCGCGGGTATAGCAACCGGAGAGGGTGGCAAGCACGGCCCGGGCCGGCGGCGCCGCGTCGCACGGGGCAAGGGGATCATCGTCGGCGGGACCCGTCACACACGTGAGACCGCTGGCGGTCTCGGTGACACCCGCCGCCTGGCCATACTCCACCAGCGCCGTGAAGCCGTCCTCGCGCTCCCAGCCGAGGCGGTGGCTCAGTTGGGCCGCAACGACGCGCGAGGGCTGCAGACCGGTGATGAAGCTGATGAGATCGAAGTCGTGGACCGACAGCTCGAACATGGCGCCGACGCGCGGCCGCCATTCGCCCGCGCCGCGATGGGCGAAAGGCTGGGTCTTGGTGGTCGCGATCTGCACGATCTCTCCCACCTCGGGGCACAACTCGCGGGCCCGGGTGAAGATCGGCTCATAGCGCATCTTGAAGCCGACCGACAGCGTGCGCCCGGCCTC from bacterium encodes the following:
- a CDS encoding Gfo/Idh/MocA family oxidoreductase, translated to MHVAIVGCGGIGKAHALAWKQVAGAALTHVVDRDRQRAEAVAAETGAAVLTDLSDLPDGVSVVSVTTDPASHGPLAEQCLRQGRHVFCEKPLGMTAAEGQRLLDAAREAGRTLSVGFKMRYEPIFTRARELCPEVGEIVQIATTKTQPFAHRGAGEWRPRVGAMFELSVHDFDLISFITGLQPSRVVAAQLSHRLGWEREDGFTALVEYGQAAGVTETASGLTCVTGPADDDPLAPCDAAPPARAVLATLSGCYTREGRWLGADFALTITGDRGHLRVLRGDRILLHTDQLHVFEPEAPGNTFVQELQGFADAIAAGAPPPIPAEAGVTATALIEAIWEAGQ